In the genome of Ctenopharyngodon idella isolate HZGC_01 chromosome 19, HZGC01, whole genome shotgun sequence, one region contains:
- the dclk3 gene encoding serine/threonine-protein kinase DCLK3 isoform X1: protein MTPVWNQRPGREPPRPRWGLTDQRIKLPKCPNAAPRQPLPSYLHRSRPRRPPTDFGPSESPVCHWEEAGVPKASGYHARHAESSPVRPRIVTVVRPCGKDSVRKISLLLNRRAVQTFEQLMADVSEALGFPCWNNARIRRLFSPSGREIHSLADFFRFDHAFMAFGNSRPSLDDVSAALDELYPENPGHCEHLLRVWERILRPKATKADSGFHDDDPGAEVSLPAVHDQQVNQPPVNNLQPVGRQKEKVRRERQRELWRRKADLQKEDEKEAKKEERKRDAVYCRSCRGCGPPIPPIRSSRCSDKPNNPSNKSTSSQNNMVSLEKAHCRPLKANTKSSSSVPQNALNLETITERDINKQETVEQKDLQGNVPPDGAELSLEDIERCYDMGRVVGDGNFAVVRECRVRGLAETFAMKIVDNAKLQGRGHMIQNEITLLRSLEHPRLIQLFRSHHTDTHVYLLMELVTGGDLFDAITQSGRFTEPSAACMITDISQALEYIHNKSIAHRDIKPENLLVQRHGNGSLNLKLADFGLAMVVTEPVFTVCGTPTYVAPEILAETGYGVGVDVWAMGVILFVLLSGFPPFRSPDRNQEELFRLIQKGEVHFLSPYWDNVSEGAKALVRALLEVNPKRRLTASQTLQHDWLQHTTAQKDHKGATKSTAERHSQQKLSRQLEINKRDSHKPEMLAEKFHAAQIHENILNNNYEPDVNAHGRDQQFEEIHNMMSNQQTLSHGEDTTTNKQNTTDQYVPEKPAQQEDTDTKQELPAE from the exons ATGACACCGGTGTGGAACCAGCGACCGGGGCGAGAGCCACCGAGACCCAGATGGGGACTGACAG ATCAAAGGATTAAACTGCCAAAATGCCCAAATGCTGCCCCTCGGCAACCTCTTCCCTCTTACCTGCACAGATCAAGACCCCGAAGGCCGCCCACAGACTTCGGGCCTTCAGAAAGCCCTGTGTGTCATTGGGAGGAAGCAGGAGTTCCCAAGGCGAGTGGCTACCATGCCAGGCACGCAGAATCAAGCCCAGTGCGCCCACGAATCGTGACCGTGGTACGACCGTGTGGAAAGGACAGCGTGCGGAAGATCTCGCTGCTCTTAAACCGTCGTGCAGTGCAGACGTTCGAGCAGCTCATGGCAGATGTGTCTGAAGCACTTGGCTTCCCCTGCTGGAACAATGCTCGAATACGACGCCTCTTTAGCCCTTCTGGCCGGGAGATCCACAGCCTTGCTGACTTCTTCCGCTTTGATCACGCCTTCATGGCCTTTGGAAACAGCCGACCATCGCTTGACGATGTAAGTGCAGCACTGGATGAGCTGTATCCGGAAAACCCCGGACACTGCGAACACCTGCTGAGGGTATGGGAGCGTATCCTGAGGCCCAAGGCCACTAAGGCGGATAGTGGTTTCCATGATGATGATCCAGGAGCTGAGGTGTCCTTACCTGCGGTACATGATCAACAGGTAAACCAACCACCTGTCAACAACCTGCAGCCTGTTGGAAGGCAAAAAGAAAAGGTGAGGAGAGAAAGGCAAAGAGAACTGTGGAGGAGGAAAGCTGACCTGCAGAAAGAAGATGAGAAGGAGGCGAAGAAggaggaaagaaagagagacgCCGTTTACTGCCGGAGCTGCCGAGGATGCGGTCCTCCTATACCTCCAATCAGAAGCAGTCGATGTTCGGACAAGCCAAATAACCCCAGTAATAAAAGTACTTCTTCTCAAAACAACATGGTTTCTTTGGAAAAAGCACACTGTAGACCGCTGAAAGCCAATACAAAATCTAGCTCATCTGTTCCTCAAAACGCTCTTAATTTAGAGACGATAACTGAGCGGGACATTAATAAGCAGGAAACAGTGGAGCAGAAAGACTTGCAGGGTAACGTACCACCTGATGGTGCAGAGCTATCGCTGGAGGACATCGAGCGCTGCTACGACATGGGCCGCGTGGTAGGCGATGGGAACTTTGCGGTGGTCAGGGAGTGCCGTGTGAGAGGCCTGGCTGAAACCTTCGCCATGAAGATTGTGGACAACGCAAAGCTGCAGGGACGCGGTCACATGATCCAGAATGAGATCACTCTACTGCGTAGTCTGGAACATCCTCGGCTCATCCAGCTGTTTCGTTCTCATCACACGGACACACATGTTTACTTGCTGATGGAGCTGGTCACCGGTGGAGACCTGTTTGATGCTATCACTCAGAGCGGCAGGTTTACTGAGCCAAGTGCTGCATGCATGATCACAGACATCAGTCAGGCTCTGGAATACATCCACAACAAGAGCATTGCACACCGTGACATCAAACCTGAAAACCTACTG GTACAGCGGCATGGCAATGGAAGTTTGAATCTGAAGTTGGCGGATTTTGGATTAGCCATGGTGGTAACGGAGCCAGTGTTCACAGTTTGTGGCACACCTACATATGTTGCTCCAGAGATACTTGCTGAGACAG GTTACGGTGTTGGAGTGGACGTTTGGGCGATGGGTGTTATACTGTTTGTGCTGCTCAGTGGGTTTCCTCCGTTCCGCAGTCCAGATCGTAATCAAGAGGAGCTATTCCGTCTCATCCAGAAGGGAGAAGTCCACTTTCTGTCCCCTTACTGGGATAATGTGTCCGAGG GGGCTAAAGCTCTAGTCAGGGCTCTGCTGGAGGTCAACCCAAAAAGGCGTTTGACAGCTAGTCAAACCTTGCAGCATGACTGGCTTCAACATACAACAGCACAAAAAGACCATAAGGGGGCGACAAAGTCCACAGCTGAGAGGCACAGCCAGCAGAAACTAAGCAGACAGTTGGAGATTAATAAGAGAGATTCTCACAAACCAGAGATGCTGGCAGAGAAATTTCATGCAGCACAAATTCACGAGAACATACTGAACAATAACTATGAACCAGATGTTAACGCACATGGCAGAGACCAGCAGTTTGAAGAGATTCATAACATGATGAGCAACCAACAAACTTTATCCCATGGTGAAGACACCACAACAAATAAGCAAAATACCACAGATCAGTATGTACCTGAGAAACCAGCACAGCAAGAAGACACGGACACAAAACAAGAGTTACCTGCTGAGTAA
- the dclk3 gene encoding serine/threonine-protein kinase DCLK3 isoform X2 produces MTPVWNQRPGREPPRPRWGLTDQRIKLPKCPNAAPRQPLPSYLHRSRPRRPPTDFGPSESPVCHWEEAGVPKASGYHARHAESSPVRPRIVTVVRPCGKDSVRKISLLLNRRAVQTFEQLMADVSEALGFPCWNNARIRRLFSPSGREIHSLADFFRFDHAFMAFGNSRPSLDDVSAALDELYPENPGHCEHLLRVWERILRPKATKADSGFHDDDPGAEVSLPAVHDQQVNQPPVNNLQPVGRQKEKVRRERQRELWRRKADLQKEDEKEAKKEERKRDAVYCRSCRGCGPPIPPIRSSRCSDKPNNPSNKSTSSQNNMVSLEKAHCRPLKANTKSSSSVPQNALNLETITERDINKQETVEQKDLQGNVPPDGAELSLEDIERCYDMGRVVGDGNFAVVRECRVRGLAETFAMKIVDNAKLQGRGHMIQNEITLLRSLEHPRLIQLFRSHHTDTHVYLLMELVTGGDLFDAITQSGRFTEPSAACMITDISQALEYIHNKSIAHRDIKPENLLVQRHGNGSLNLKLADFGLAMVVTEPVFTVCGTPTYVAPEILAETGYGVGVDVWAMGVILFVLLSGFPPFRSPDRNQEELFRLIQKGEVHFLSPYWDNVSEGEILNSNI; encoded by the exons ATGACACCGGTGTGGAACCAGCGACCGGGGCGAGAGCCACCGAGACCCAGATGGGGACTGACAG ATCAAAGGATTAAACTGCCAAAATGCCCAAATGCTGCCCCTCGGCAACCTCTTCCCTCTTACCTGCACAGATCAAGACCCCGAAGGCCGCCCACAGACTTCGGGCCTTCAGAAAGCCCTGTGTGTCATTGGGAGGAAGCAGGAGTTCCCAAGGCGAGTGGCTACCATGCCAGGCACGCAGAATCAAGCCCAGTGCGCCCACGAATCGTGACCGTGGTACGACCGTGTGGAAAGGACAGCGTGCGGAAGATCTCGCTGCTCTTAAACCGTCGTGCAGTGCAGACGTTCGAGCAGCTCATGGCAGATGTGTCTGAAGCACTTGGCTTCCCCTGCTGGAACAATGCTCGAATACGACGCCTCTTTAGCCCTTCTGGCCGGGAGATCCACAGCCTTGCTGACTTCTTCCGCTTTGATCACGCCTTCATGGCCTTTGGAAACAGCCGACCATCGCTTGACGATGTAAGTGCAGCACTGGATGAGCTGTATCCGGAAAACCCCGGACACTGCGAACACCTGCTGAGGGTATGGGAGCGTATCCTGAGGCCCAAGGCCACTAAGGCGGATAGTGGTTTCCATGATGATGATCCAGGAGCTGAGGTGTCCTTACCTGCGGTACATGATCAACAGGTAAACCAACCACCTGTCAACAACCTGCAGCCTGTTGGAAGGCAAAAAGAAAAGGTGAGGAGAGAAAGGCAAAGAGAACTGTGGAGGAGGAAAGCTGACCTGCAGAAAGAAGATGAGAAGGAGGCGAAGAAggaggaaagaaagagagacgCCGTTTACTGCCGGAGCTGCCGAGGATGCGGTCCTCCTATACCTCCAATCAGAAGCAGTCGATGTTCGGACAAGCCAAATAACCCCAGTAATAAAAGTACTTCTTCTCAAAACAACATGGTTTCTTTGGAAAAAGCACACTGTAGACCGCTGAAAGCCAATACAAAATCTAGCTCATCTGTTCCTCAAAACGCTCTTAATTTAGAGACGATAACTGAGCGGGACATTAATAAGCAGGAAACAGTGGAGCAGAAAGACTTGCAGGGTAACGTACCACCTGATGGTGCAGAGCTATCGCTGGAGGACATCGAGCGCTGCTACGACATGGGCCGCGTGGTAGGCGATGGGAACTTTGCGGTGGTCAGGGAGTGCCGTGTGAGAGGCCTGGCTGAAACCTTCGCCATGAAGATTGTGGACAACGCAAAGCTGCAGGGACGCGGTCACATGATCCAGAATGAGATCACTCTACTGCGTAGTCTGGAACATCCTCGGCTCATCCAGCTGTTTCGTTCTCATCACACGGACACACATGTTTACTTGCTGATGGAGCTGGTCACCGGTGGAGACCTGTTTGATGCTATCACTCAGAGCGGCAGGTTTACTGAGCCAAGTGCTGCATGCATGATCACAGACATCAGTCAGGCTCTGGAATACATCCACAACAAGAGCATTGCACACCGTGACATCAAACCTGAAAACCTACTG GTACAGCGGCATGGCAATGGAAGTTTGAATCTGAAGTTGGCGGATTTTGGATTAGCCATGGTGGTAACGGAGCCAGTGTTCACAGTTTGTGGCACACCTACATATGTTGCTCCAGAGATACTTGCTGAGACAG GTTACGGTGTTGGAGTGGACGTTTGGGCGATGGGTGTTATACTGTTTGTGCTGCTCAGTGGGTTTCCTCCGTTCCGCAGTCCAGATCGTAATCAAGAGGAGCTATTCCGTCTCATCCAGAAGGGAGAAGTCCACTTTCTGTCCCCTTACTGGGATAATGTGTCCGAGGGTGAGATCTTGAACTCCAACATTTGA
- the fabp3 gene encoding fatty acid-binding protein, heart has protein sequence MVDVFVGTWNLKESKNFDDYMKALGVGFATRQVGSMTKPTTIISKEGDVITLKTVSTFKSTEINFKLGEEFDETTADDRKVKSLITLDGDKLVHVQKWDGKETTLVREVGDNSLTLTLTLGDVVSTRHYIKAE, from the exons ATGGTTGACGTTTTTGTTGGCACATGGAACTTAAAGGAGAGCAAGAATTTCGATGACTACATGAAAGCCCTCG GTGTGGGCTTTGCCACGCGTCAAGTTGGCAGTATGACCAAACCTACAACCATCATCTCCAAGGAGGGCGATGTTATCACTCTTAAGACCGTCAGCACTTTCAAAAGCACAGAAATCAACTTCAAACTGGGAGAGGAGTTCGACGAGACCACTGCAGATGACCGTAAAGTCAAG TCCTTGATAACTTTAGATGGAGACAAACTGGTTCATGTTCAGAAATGGGACGGTAAAGAGACGACCCTGGTCCGAGAAGTCGGTGACAACAGCCTCACTCTG ACATTGACACTCGGCGATGTTGTCTCCACACGACACTACATCAAGGCGGAATAA
- the zcchc17 gene encoding nucleolar protein of 40 kDa: protein MEEEGMREPAGLDGLPPMYSILKGEVVSVTTYGAFVKIAGYRKQGLVHKSEMSACRVDNPSEIVDVGEQVWIKVIGKEMKDDKVKLSFSMKSVNQGTGRDLDPNNVMAEQDERRRRQFRDHTGQKITLEAVLNTTCKKCGCIGHFAKDCFSQAGLQYSLVPEEEEEALPTSNQNTQSEPQKRKKEKKAKKEKKKKKERKRESSSSDSNDEDAKRPRHSHTHSDKKKKHKKHKHKAK from the exons ATGGAAGAGGAGGGGATGAGAGAGCCAGCTGGTCTGGATGGACTGCCACCAATGTACAGCATTCTGAAGGGAGAG GTAGTGTCTGTTACAACATACGGCGCTTTCGTTAAGATTGCAGGATACAGAAAACAAG GTCTGGTTCATAAGAGTGAGATGTCAGCCTGTCGGGTGGATAACCCATCTGAAATAGTTGATGTAGGGGAGCAAGTGTGGATAAAAGTCATTGGCAAAGAG ATGAAAGATGATAAAGTCAAACTGTCCTTCTCTATGAAATCTGTCAATCAAGGCACTGGCCGGGACTTAGACCCCAACAACGTCATGGCAGA ACAGGACGAACGTCGCCGGAGACAGTTCAGAGATCACACCGGGCAGAAGATCACATTGGAGGCTGTGCTCAACACCACATGCAAAAAGTGTGGCTGCATTG GTCACTTTGCAAAGGACTGCTTCTCTCAGGCTGGACTGCAGTACAGTTTAGTTccagaagaggaggaggaggcacTGCCGACCAGCAACCAGAACACCCAGTCAGAGCCTCAGAAGCGTAAAAAG GAAAAGAAggcaaagaaagaaaagaagaaaaagaaagagaggaagagagagagctCTTCATCTGATAGCAACGATGAAGATGCAAAACGGCCGCGgcattctcacacacactcagacaagaagaaaaaacacaagaaacacaaacacaaggcGAAGTGA
- the snrnp40 gene encoding U5 small nuclear ribonucleoprotein 40 kDa protein, whose amino-acid sequence MIEPKKRVAEMAVVPAGVKRPRTELVAAAQSQQLSAMGPPRSSSLQAPIMLLSGHEGEVYCCKFHPNGATLASSGYDRLILMWNVYGDCENYATLKGHSGAVMELHYNTDGSLLFSASTDKTVCVWDSETGERVKRLKGHTSFVNSCFPARRGPQLACTGSDDGTVKLWDIRKKASVHTFQNTYQVLSVTFNDTSDQIISGGIDNDIKVWDLRQNKLIYSMQGHGDSVTGLSLSADGSYLLSNSMDNSVRVWDIRPFAPKERCVKIFQGNVHNFEKNLLRCCWSPDGGKIAAGSADRFVYIWDTTSRRILYKLPGHAGSVNEVAFHPEEPIVLSGSSDKRLYIGEIQ is encoded by the exons ATGATCGAACCGAAGAAGCGTGTTGCAGAGATGGCAGTCGTTCCCGCCGGTGTGAAGAGGCCCCGGACAGAGCTGGTGGCTGCAGCGCAGTCCCAACAACTCTCTGCTATG GGCCCCCCACGCAGCTCCAGTCTGCAGGCTCCCATAATGCTGCTCTCCGGTCATGAAGGTGAAGTTTACTGCTGCAAGTTTCACCCCAATGGAGCTACACTAGCCTCTTCTGGATATGACCGCCTCATCT TGATGTGGAATGTCTACGGAGACTGTGAGAATTATGCCACGCTTAAAGGCCACAGTGGAGCTGTGATGGAGCTTCATTATAATACGGACGgcag TCTGCTGTTCTCAGCCAGTACAGACAAGACCGTATGCGTGTGGGACAGTGAGACAGGGGAGCGTGTGAAGCGTCTGAAAGGTCACACGTCCTTTGTGAACTCATGTTTTCCGGCGCGGCGTGGCCCACAGCTGGCCTGCACGGGCAGTGATGATGGAACTGTAAAG CTGTGGGACATCAGGAAGAAGGCCTCTGTTCACACGTTCCAGAACACGTATCAGGTTCTTAGTGTGACATTCAATGACACCAGTGACCAGATCATCTCAGGAGGCATCGACAACGACATAAAG GTGTGGGACCTCAGACAAAACAAACTGATTTACAGTATGCAGGGTCATGGAGACTCTGTGACCGGTCTGAGTCTCAGCGCAGACGGATCCTACCTGCTGTCTAACTCCATGGATAACAGCG TGCGTGTCTGGGATATCCGTCCATTTGCACCAAAGGAGAGGTGTGTGAAGATCTTTCAGGGAAATGTCCATAACTTTGAGAAG AATCTTCTCAGATGCTGTTGGTCTCCTGATGGGGGTAAGATTGCTGCCGGTTCTGCTGACAG GTTTGTGTATATTTGGGACACAACGTCCCGTAGGATCCTTTATAAGCTGCCTGGTCATGCTGGGTCTGTCAATGAGGTGGCTTTCCATCCTGAAGAACCCattg TTCTCTCTGGATCCAGTGATAAGCGCCTCTACATCGGAGAGATTCAataa